A DNA window from Loxodonta africana isolate mLoxAfr1 chromosome 7, mLoxAfr1.hap2, whole genome shotgun sequence contains the following coding sequences:
- the LOC100662168 gene encoding olfactory receptor 52K2-like, whose product MSASNMTSTHPAAFLLMGIPGLEHLHIWISIPFCSAYTLALLGNCTLLFIIRGDAALHEPMYLFLAMSAAIDLVLSSTTLPKMLAIFWFRDRKINFYACLVQMFFNHSFSIMESAVLLAMAFDCYMAICKPLHYTMVLTGHLITRIVMAAVLRAVTLMTPLPFLLKRFHYCQGPVIAHCYCEHMAVVRLACGDTRFNNIYGIAVAMFIVVLDLLFVILSYIFILRAVLQLASQEARYKAFGACVSHIGAILAFYTPVVISSVMHCVARQAPSHVHILLANLYLFFPPMVNPIIYGVKTKQIRERVIGLFLRKDV is encoded by the coding sequence ATGTCAGCCTCCAATATGACCTCAACTCATCCAGCTGCCTTCTTGTTGATGGGGATCCCAGGCCTGGAGCACCTGCACATCTGGATCTCCATCCCATTCTGCTCAGCCTATACACTGGCCCTGCTAGGCAACTGCACCCTGCTCTTCATCATCCGAGGGGATGCAGCCCTCCATGAGCCCATGTACCTCTTCCTGGCCATGTCGGCAGCCATTGACCTGGTTCTGTCCTCTACAACACTGCCCAAAATGCTTGCCATATTCTGGTTCAGGGATAGGAAGATCAACTTCTATGCCTGCCTGGTGCAGATGTTCTTTAATCACTCCTTCTCCATCATGGAGTCAGCAGTGCTGCTGGCCATGGCCTTTGATTGCTAtatggccatctgcaagcccttGCACTACACCATGGTGCTGACTGGGCACCTAATCACCAGGATTGTCATGGCTGCTGTACTCCGAGCTGTGACACTAATGACTCCACTCCCTTTCCTGCTCAAACGCTTCCACTATTGCCAAGGCCCAGTGATTGCCCACTGCTACTGTGAACACATGGCTGTTGTAAGGCTGGCCTGTGGAGACACACGCTTCAACAATATCTATGGCATTGCTGTGGCCATGTTTATTGTGGTATTGGATCTGCTGTTTGTTATCCTATCTTACATCTTTATCCTTCGGGCAGTTCTACAGCTTGCTTCTCAGGAGGCTCGCTATAAGGCATTTGGGGCATGTGTCTCTCACATAGGTGCCATTCTAGCCTTCTACACACCTGTGGTCATCTCCTCAGTCATGCATTGTGTGGCCCGCCAGGCTCCTTCCCATGTCCACATTCTTCTTGCTAACTTGTATCTGTTTTTCCCACCCATGGTCAACCCTATCATCTATGGCGTCAAGACGAAGCAGATTCGTGAGCGAGTCATAGGACTATTCCTGAGAAAGGATGTGTAA
- the LOC135232008 gene encoding olfactory receptor 52K1-like yields the protein MSVSNITATHPAAFLLVGIPGLEHLHIWISIPFCFAYTLALLGDCTLLFIICSDAALHEPMYLFLAMLAAIDLVLSSTKLPKMLAIFWFRDRKINFYACLVQMFCLHSFSIMESAVLLAMAFDCYVAICKPLHYTMVLTRDLITRIGMAAVARAVTLMTPLPFLLRHFHYCRGPVIAHCYCEHMAVVRLACGDTRFNNIYGIAVAMFIVVLDLLFVILSYIFILQAVLQLASKEARYKAFGTCVSHIGAILSTYTPVVISLIMHRVARTAVPHVHILLAIFYLLFPRMVNPIIYGVKTKQIRDQLLSLFQRKDV from the coding sequence ATGTCAGTCTCCAATATCACAGCAACCCATCCGGCTGCCTTCTTGTTGGTAGGGATTCCAGGTTTGGAGCACCTGCACATCTGGATCTCCATTCCCTTCTGCTTTGCCTATACACTGGCTCTGCTGGGCGACTGCACCCTGCTCTTCATCATCTGCTCTGATGCAGCCCTTCATGAGCCCATGTACCTCTTCCTGGCCATGTTGGCAGCCATTGACCTGGTCCTGTCCTCTACAAAACTGCCCAAAATGCTTGCCATATTCTGGTTCAGGGATAGGAAGATCAACTTCTATGCCTGCCTGGTTCAGATGTTCTGTCTTCACTCCTTCTCCATCATGGAGTCAGCAGTGCTGCTGGCCATGGCCTTTGattgctatgtggccatctgcaagcccctgcactATACCATGGTGCTGACCAGGGACCTGATCACCAGGATTGGCATGGCTGCTGTAGCCAGAGCTGTGACACTAATGACTCCACTTCCCTTTCTGCTCAGACACTTCCACTATTGCCGAGGCCCAGTGATTGCCCACTGCTACTGTGAACACATGGCTGTGGTAAGGCTGGCCTGTGGAGACACACGCTTCAACAATATCTATGGCATTGCTGTGGCCATGTTTATTGTGGTATTGGATCTGCTGTTTGTTATCCTATCTTACATCTTTATCCTTCAGGCAGTTTTAcagcttgcttctaaggaagcTCGCTATAAGGCGTTTGGGACATGTGTCTCTCACATAGGTGCCATCCTGTCCACCTATACACCTGTGGTCATCTCCTTAATCATGCACCGTGTGGCCCGCACAGCTGTTCCCCATGTCCACATACTGCTTGCTATCTTCTATTTGCTTTTCCCACGCATGGTCAACCCCATCATCTATGGTGTTAAGACCAAGCAGATTCGTGATCAGTTGCTCAgtctattccagagaaaggaTGTGTAG
- the LOC135231721 gene encoding olfactory receptor 52P1-like gives MKHTNHSHQNSASFLLMGIPGLESSHFWIAFPFCAMYALAVLGNTAVLLVVRSEPALHQPMYLFLCMLSTTDLVLCTSTMPKLLALFWANAAEITSGACAAQMFFIHGFSAVESGILLAMSFDRYLAICWPLHYGSLLPPETVTKLGATAVFRGLGLMTPLTCLLAQLSYCSRVVAHSYCEHMAVVKLACGDTKPNNIYGITAATLVVGTDSICIAVSYTLILRAVLGLSSKEARAKTFGTCGSHLGVILLFYTPGLFSFYTQRFGQHVPRHIHILLADLYLVVPPMLNPIIYGMKTKQIREGTIRLLKWAPAQS, from the coding sequence ATGaaacacacaaaccacagccaTCAGAACTCAGCCTCCTTCCTGCTCATGGGAATTCCTGGCCTGGAGTCATCCCACTTTTGGATTGCATTTCCCTTCTGTGCCATGTATGCTCTGGCAGTACTTGGAAACACGGCAGTGCTGCTGGTGGTACGCTCAGAGCCTGCACTGCACCAGCCCATGTACCTGTTCCTATGCATGCTGTCCACCACTGACCTGGTGCTCTGCACCTCCACCATGCCCAAGCTCCTAGCActcttttgggcaaatgctgccgaGATCACCTCTGGGGCTTGTGCTGCCCAGATGTTCTTTATCCATGGCTTCTCAGCTGTAGAATCTGGCATCCTGCTAGCAATGTCCTTTGACCGCTACTTGGCCATCTGCTGGCCTTTGCACTATGGGTCATTATTGCCCCCAGAGACTGTGACCAAGCTGGGGGCCACCGCTGTGTTTCGTGGCCTGGGGCTCATGACCCCACTCACCTGCTTACTGGCACAGTTGAGCTACTGTAGCCGAGTGGTAGCCCACTCCTACTGTGAGCATATGGCAGTGGTAAAGCTGGCTTGTGGGGACACAAAGCCAAACAATATCTATGGCATCACAGCTGCCACACTAGTGGTGGGCACTGACTCCATCTGCATCGCTGTCTCCTACACACTCATCCTGCGGGCTGTGTTAGGCCTCTCCTCCAAGGAGGCAAGGGCCAAGACCTTTGGCACTTGTGGTTCCCACCTGGGTGTCATCCTACTCTTCTACACACCAGGACTATTCTCATTCTACACACAACGTTTTGGCCAGCATGTGCCCCGGCATATCCACATCCTCCTGGCTGACCTCTACCTCGTCGTGCCACCCATGCTTAACCCCATCATCTATGGCATGAAGACCAAGCAGATCCGGGAGGGAACCATCCGACTGCTGAAATGGGCCCCTGCTCAGTCATAA